A region of Beijerinckia sp. 28-YEA-48 DNA encodes the following proteins:
- a CDS encoding ABC transporter permease encodes MTRKSETILRIVLPLATLALFFGGWSYYVHGATISPFILPPPEKIGRAFLVQLADPGVWRHIQVTLTETLGGFFSALIAGVTLGALMAKLPPVEWAFKPFIIALQLIPKVALAPLFILWFGFGLESKIVISGVLAFFPIFANTLVAIKSTDAGDREVFASMRATPLQSFLLLELPSALPVILTGAEVAIVLAIIGAIVGEFIGGNAGLGYLAVVRLQELQVDQLFGVILILALIGLLLYGAVAVLRRILVPWHQSAATQM; translated from the coding sequence ATGACACGCAAGAGCGAAACCATCCTGCGCATCGTTCTGCCGCTCGCCACCCTGGCGCTGTTCTTCGGCGGCTGGTCCTATTACGTGCATGGCGCGACGATCTCGCCCTTCATCCTGCCGCCGCCGGAAAAGATCGGCCGCGCCTTCCTCGTTCAGCTCGCTGATCCCGGTGTCTGGCGTCATATCCAGGTGACATTGACGGAGACCCTGGGCGGCTTCTTCTCGGCGCTCATCGCCGGCGTGACGCTTGGCGCGCTGATGGCGAAACTGCCGCCGGTCGAATGGGCGTTCAAGCCGTTCATCATCGCTTTGCAGCTGATCCCGAAAGTGGCGCTGGCGCCGTTGTTCATCCTGTGGTTCGGCTTCGGTCTGGAATCGAAGATCGTCATCTCCGGCGTTCTCGCTTTCTTCCCGATCTTCGCCAACACGCTCGTTGCCATCAAATCGACCGATGCGGGGGATCGCGAGGTCTTCGCCTCGATGCGCGCCACGCCGCTGCAATCCTTCCTACTGCTTGAACTGCCCTCGGCCCTGCCGGTGATCCTCACCGGCGCGGAAGTCGCCATCGTGCTCGCCATCATCGGCGCCATCGTCGGCGAATTCATCGGCGGCAATGCCGGCCTCGGCTATCTCGCCGTGGTGCGCTTGCAGGAATTGCAGGTCGATCAGCTCTTCGGCGTGATCCTGATCCTGGCGCTGATTGGCCTGTTGCTTTACGGCGCGGTCGCCGTTCTGCGCCGCATCCTCGTGCCCTGGCATCAGTCGGCCGCGACACAGATGTGA
- a CDS encoding TonB-dependent receptor, with amino-acid sequence MSSVSQRPRSLWLASAALFMPFAALAQSGSESLPSVTVDAPQRARPAQRAARPTTAAHAPRAATGQRQRSAPVAAAAVPAGRSVAGSVAQTPSLTAPGTAEAQREAAQVPGSVVVIPAESYRTSTPSNTIKDILDYVPGVFAQPKWGDDTRLSIRGSSLSRNFHLRGVQLYMDGIPINTADGYGDFQEIDPTAYRHVEVFKGANALRFGANSLGGAINFVTATGRDAQPNGISVDGGSFGFRRLQFNLGGTQGNWDGYFTGSAQGADGFRNHSEGSSFRGSGNIGYRVSDDVETRFYFNANSVRQQIPGSVTRNAALTFPTVAALGNITGDQQRNIDTLRLANKTTLRFDKTVVDFGVFYVNRHLMHPIFQYLDYRYNDYGGFVRATDDREIGGFRNRFIAGVNLHNGTIDNQQFANLAGNKGALLSSSLDRAQNTTLYAENSFYILPNVALVAGTQFVRATRSRENRFASQSGSTDFNLWSPKAGLLWNVTSAWQVFANVSRSAEVPSFGESSSFPAPVIPWTSIRPQRATTYEIGTRGRTPDLTWDLAVYRADIRNELLCLYSAFGNCNVTNANATYHQGVEAALGATLLKNILTQSDKPDRLWLNLAYTFSDFRFRNDPLYGNNQLPGAPRHYLRAELLYKHPSGLYVGPNLEWVPQAYFVDSANTLKTQAYALIGLKAGYDNGGNWSAYIEGRNLANTKYIASASILDKATAASPLFEPGTGRAIYAGLKYRW; translated from the coding sequence ATGTCGTCCGTGTCACAGCGGCCACGCAGCCTTTGGCTCGCGTCCGCAGCTCTTTTCATGCCTTTTGCGGCGCTCGCCCAGTCGGGCTCTGAATCTCTGCCGTCCGTCACCGTCGATGCGCCGCAACGCGCCCGGCCAGCCCAGCGTGCCGCTCGTCCAACCACAGCTGCGCACGCACCGCGTGCTGCAACTGGACAGCGTCAGCGCTCAGCCCCTGTCGCAGCCGCCGCTGTTCCCGCGGGCCGCTCCGTTGCTGGGTCGGTGGCGCAGACGCCTTCTCTCACCGCGCCCGGTACCGCTGAGGCGCAGCGCGAAGCGGCGCAAGTGCCTGGCAGCGTCGTTGTCATTCCGGCGGAAAGCTATCGCACCTCGACACCGTCCAACACGATCAAGGACATTCTCGATTACGTGCCGGGCGTCTTCGCTCAGCCGAAATGGGGCGACGACACCCGGCTGTCGATCCGTGGCTCCAGCCTGTCGCGCAATTTCCATCTGCGCGGCGTACAGCTCTATATGGACGGCATTCCCATCAACACCGCCGATGGCTATGGCGATTTCCAGGAAATCGATCCCACAGCCTATCGTCATGTGGAAGTGTTCAAGGGCGCCAATGCTCTGCGCTTTGGCGCCAATTCGCTCGGCGGCGCCATCAATTTCGTTACCGCCACCGGCCGCGATGCGCAGCCCAATGGCATCAGCGTCGACGGTGGCAGCTTTGGCTTCCGCCGCCTCCAATTCAATCTCGGTGGCACGCAGGGCAATTGGGACGGCTATTTCACCGGCTCGGCGCAAGGCGCCGATGGCTTCCGCAACCATAGCGAGGGCTCGTCGTTTCGCGGCAGCGGCAACATCGGCTACCGCGTCTCCGACGATGTCGAAACCCGCTTCTATTTCAACGCCAACAGCGTGCGCCAGCAGATCCCAGGCTCGGTGACGCGCAACGCCGCGCTGACGTTCCCCACGGTGGCGGCGCTGGGCAATATCACCGGCGATCAGCAGCGCAACATCGACACCCTGCGCCTCGCCAATAAAACGACGCTACGTTTTGACAAGACGGTGGTCGATTTCGGCGTGTTCTATGTGAACCGCCACCTGATGCACCCGATCTTCCAATATCTCGACTATCGCTACAATGATTACGGCGGCTTCGTGCGCGCCACCGACGATCGTGAGATCGGTGGTTTCCGCAACCGCTTCATCGCCGGCGTCAATCTGCACAACGGCACGATCGACAACCAGCAGTTCGCCAATTTGGCTGGCAACAAGGGCGCGCTGCTGTCGTCGTCGCTGGACCGGGCGCAGAACACCACGCTCTATGCGGAGAATAGTTTCTATATCCTGCCGAACGTCGCCCTTGTCGCCGGTACGCAATTCGTGCGCGCGACGCGCAGTCGCGAGAACAGGTTTGCCAGCCAATCAGGCTCGACCGATTTCAATTTGTGGAGCCCAAAAGCAGGACTTCTCTGGAACGTGACATCGGCCTGGCAGGTCTTCGCCAATGTCTCACGCAGCGCCGAAGTACCGAGCTTCGGCGAAAGCTCTAGCTTTCCCGCGCCCGTCATTCCCTGGACGAGCATCCGGCCGCAGCGCGCCACCACCTATGAGATCGGCACGCGCGGCCGCACGCCCGATCTCACCTGGGATCTTGCTGTCTATCGCGCCGACATCCGCAACGAACTGCTTTGCCTGTACAGCGCCTTCGGCAATTGCAACGTCACCAATGCCAATGCGACGTATCACCAGGGCGTCGAAGCAGCGCTGGGCGCGACCTTGCTGAAGAACATCCTGACGCAGTCGGACAAGCCTGACCGGCTCTGGCTGAACCTCGCCTATACGTTCAGCGACTTCCGCTTCCGCAACGATCCGCTCTACGGCAACAATCAATTGCCGGGCGCGCCGCGTCACTATCTGCGCGCCGAATTGCTTTATAAGCATCCGAGCGGGCTCTACGTCGGCCCCAATCTCGAATGGGTGCCGCAGGCCTATTTCGTCGACAGCGCCAATACGCTGAAGACACAGGCCTATGCGCTGATCGGCCTGAAAGCCGGCTACGACAATGGCGGCAATTGGTCGGCCTATATCGAGGGGCGCAATCTCGCCAATACCAAATATATCGCCAGCGCCAGCATCCTCGACAAGGCAACGGCCGCTTCGCCGCTGTTCGAGCCGGGCACCGGCCGCGCGATATACGCGGGGCTGAAATATCGATGGTGA
- a CDS encoding ABC transporter substrate-binding protein: MSHKMDRRQFGASAGASLALLAGAGRAVAQPLRKVRFVTPFNFSLSYASVFHAKVAGFFEQEGLDVEVINGKGATTAAQLVIAGQADLARTGGANYITSRVDAGAPLVSVATIAQISPFYMVSSPDSPLKDAKDLTGKTIGVASLGGSMEGTLNLLLRGGGVDASKVERVRVPDVAASYGLIQAKRIAGFMASISSLVKIKAAIPEVMTFPIDDGIPGQVYVATPQAYAANQDLYVRFLRAEYKAINAILKATDLEPIVRGIGKAFEVPGIDDIKTSISDLKQNAETWTAKGPQNILRNVPEQWAEAEKVMNGAGMLKGSVEPTALYDNGARDKAVA, from the coding sequence ATGTCGCATAAGATGGATCGGCGCCAGTTCGGCGCCTCTGCCGGCGCTTCGCTGGCTCTGTTGGCGGGCGCGGGCCGCGCCGTGGCGCAGCCGCTGCGCAAGGTGCGCTTCGTGACGCCGTTCAACTTCTCTCTGTCCTACGCCTCGGTGTTCCACGCCAAGGTCGCCGGCTTCTTCGAGCAGGAAGGTCTCGACGTCGAGGTCATCAACGGCAAGGGCGCGACGACGGCGGCGCAATTGGTCATCGCCGGCCAGGCCGACCTCGCCCGTACCGGCGGCGCCAATTACATCACCAGCCGGGTCGATGCCGGCGCGCCTTTGGTCTCGGTCGCCACCATCGCGCAGATCTCGCCCTTCTACATGGTGTCCTCGCCCGACAGCCCGCTGAAGGACGCCAAGGATCTCACAGGCAAGACCATCGGCGTCGCCAGCCTCGGCGGCTCGATGGAAGGCACGCTCAATCTGCTGCTGCGCGGCGGCGGTGTTGACGCCAGCAAGGTCGAGCGCGTGCGCGTGCCCGATGTCGCCGCGAGCTACGGCCTGATCCAGGCCAAGCGCATCGCCGGCTTCATGGCCAGCATCTCCTCGCTGGTGAAGATCAAGGCGGCCATCCCTGAAGTCATGACGTTCCCGATCGACGATGGCATCCCCGGCCAGGTCTATGTCGCGACGCCCCAGGCCTATGCCGCCAATCAGGACCTCTACGTGCGCTTCCTGCGCGCCGAGTACAAAGCGATCAACGCCATCCTCAAGGCCACCGATCTTGAGCCGATCGTGCGCGGCATCGGCAAGGCGTTCGAGGTGCCTGGCATCGACGATATCAAGACGTCGATCTCCGATCTCAAGCAGAATGCCGAGACATGGACGGCCAAGGGGCCGCAGAACATTCTGCGCAATGTGCCCGAGCAATGGGCCGAGGCGGAAAAGGTGATGAACGGCGCCGGCATGCTCAAGGGCAGTGTCGAGCCGACGGCGCTCTATGACAATGGCGCGCGCGACAAGGCGGTTGCCTGA
- a CDS encoding ABC transporter ATP-binding protein, with protein sequence MVTAQSELQPELVVDNIGKTFASASGPVQAIDRIDIKAKAGEFISVLGPSGCGKTTLLRMIGGLERPTQGDVSIGGHSVWKSRGGEAVRSLAFAFQDSRLFPWFSIEDNIALPLRLRGEPKQKRLARARELCALVGLQGFEKARPRQLSGGMRQRVSLARALAIDPRLVLLDEPFGALDAMTRDQMNLELQRICKATGATVLLITHSIAEAVFLGDRVVVLSPRPSHVHSVHEVNLPRPRTIAMQETPEFQNLVRAIRSDIAGYPA encoded by the coding sequence ATGGTGACGGCCCAATCTGAACTGCAACCTGAACTCGTCGTCGACAATATCGGCAAGACCTTCGCCAGCGCCTCCGGCCCGGTGCAGGCGATCGACCGGATCGACATCAAAGCCAAGGCCGGTGAGTTCATCAGCGTGCTTGGCCCGTCGGGCTGCGGCAAAACCACTTTGCTGCGCATGATCGGTGGGCTCGAGCGGCCGACCCAGGGCGATGTCTCGATCGGCGGCCATTCGGTGTGGAAATCCCGAGGCGGCGAAGCGGTGCGTTCGCTCGCCTTCGCCTTCCAGGATTCGCGCCTGTTTCCCTGGTTCAGCATCGAGGACAATATCGCTCTGCCGCTGCGCCTGCGTGGCGAGCCCAAGCAGAAGCGCCTGGCGCGCGCGCGCGAACTGTGCGCGCTTGTCGGCCTGCAAGGTTTTGAAAAAGCCCGGCCACGGCAATTGTCCGGCGGCATGCGCCAGCGTGTGTCGCTGGCGCGCGCGCTCGCCATCGATCCGCGCCTGGTTCTGCTCGACGAGCCGTTCGGCGCGCTCGACGCCATGACACGCGATCAGATGAACCTCGAACTGCAACGTATCTGCAAGGCGACTGGAGCCACCGTTCTCTTGATCACCCATTCCATTGCCGAAGCGGTCTTTCTGGGTGATAGAGTTGTCGTCCTGTCGCCGCGCCCGAGCCACGTTCATTCGGTGCATGAGGTCAATCTGCCGCGTCCGCGCACGATCGCCATGCAAGAGACGCCGGAGTTTCAAAACCTGGTGCGCGCCATTCGCTCCGACATCGCGGGGTATCCGGCATGA
- a CDS encoding SIMPL domain-containing protein (The SIMPL domain is named for its presence in mouse protein SIMPL (signalling molecule that associates with mouse pelle-like kinase). Bacterial member BP26, from Brucella, was shown to assemble into a channel-like structure, while YggE from E. coli has been associated with resistance to oxidative stress.) encodes MNLKPISISALALAGWAVIATGAFAQQMTLTKDSLPQITTTGTARASDKPDQATIYLGIRVEKPTAKDAADEASKASKTFLSDLRSQGVTDADIRTQQSQVAPIFDQERAPNGNMTRKQRGFMAVQTFSVRVRDVAKAGEVARRALQNGANIFNGVHFELADPRARRIALGGEAAKAARNEAEAYAAAMGLKLGRVMVIQRPDAEVHFGAAPAAMRMQAADAGGSGETPIPLEPGMVDSEATMSVTWELVQN; translated from the coding sequence ATGAACTTGAAGCCGATTTCCATAAGCGCCCTGGCTCTCGCCGGCTGGGCCGTCATCGCAACAGGAGCCTTCGCGCAACAGATGACCCTGACTAAGGACAGCCTCCCGCAAATCACCACCACTGGCACGGCGCGCGCTTCCGACAAGCCGGACCAGGCGACCATCTATTTAGGCATCCGCGTCGAGAAGCCGACGGCCAAGGACGCGGCTGACGAAGCCTCGAAAGCCTCGAAGACGTTTCTCAGCGACCTGCGCAGCCAGGGCGTCACCGATGCCGACATCAGGACCCAGCAATCGCAAGTGGCGCCGATCTTCGATCAGGAGCGGGCGCCCAACGGCAACATGACGCGCAAGCAGCGCGGCTTCATGGCCGTGCAGACCTTCTCGGTGCGCGTGCGCGATGTCGCCAAGGCCGGTGAAGTCGCCCGGCGCGCGTTGCAGAACGGCGCCAATATCTTCAACGGCGTGCACTTTGAGCTGGCCGATCCGAGGGCGCGGCGCATCGCGCTTGGCGGCGAGGCGGCGAAAGCGGCCCGGAACGAGGCGGAGGCCTATGCTGCGGCCATGGGCCTGAAGCTCGGGCGCGTCATGGTGATTCAGCGGCCAGATGCCGAAGTCCATTTCGGCGCCGCGCCCGCCGCCATGCGCATGCAGGCGGCCGATGCCGGCGGCTCCGGCGAAACACCGATCCCGCTTGAACCGGGCATGGTCGATTCGGAAGCCACCATGTCGGTGACTTGGGAACTGGTGCAGAACTGA